From the genome of Malus sylvestris chromosome 13, drMalSylv7.2, whole genome shotgun sequence:
CGCTTCCAAATAATAgacaacaaaaattgaaaaccaaatgtATTATTAGTCAAGTGCATTAGTATAATTCTGAGTTTCTTGAACTTGGATCTTGCTCATATATCTTAATGGATTATGTTGAACATGTTATCTTCACGGTTTTTTTAAAAgacaaactaatgaaaaaggcttgaaaactgtgagttttaatgataaggacaaaataaagggtaaagtgaatagtatcaagtttgactttttagtgtaaaaatgtggtttttcgttaaagtaaacagtaccgtgggcttttcgttaaaactcctttTTTTAAATGGTGATCCGATAACGATCCGATTCGTTAACGGTTTGTGTTAATGTTGGATTAATGGGTTAAGAAATTGTTTCTAATGTCTAAACGTTGAAAACGGGTGTGTTTGTGTCATTTACGTGTTATATCCGTTATCTTAATGGGTTTTTAACGGTTGACCTAGTAACTACCCAATTTGTTAACATGTATTTAATAGGTGATCCGATAATGACCTTATTTGTTAATGAGTTGCCTCAAAACTTGTTATTTTTGTGTCATTTTATATGAGTTAACTTGTTGTGCAAGAAATTGTCAAGCCTAATTAATAGTGTTTAGTTTAATCTGTGAACCAAACGGGTCCTAGGATCTCATTAAGCCGAAGATTTATCCATTTTGATTATAATCTGGTAACCAAACAGGCCGTAACATTATGTAAAATGGCAAAGGCAACAACCCAAAAGCAAGCAGAATGGTTTATGCCAAGGACATGCAATAAAAGTCCAAAAAGTTGTAAAAACAGCAATCTGCTTCTTGTAATTGAATGAGGATCATCTccagattctctttgtgaggatcttgagGATCCTcaaatcatgtccgttcatcgtacatcgtgcggtcataaattattttaaatacttttatttaaaattaaatatgaacagtacctgacgaaaacttACGTACGATGTTCGATGAACAGACACAATTTGAGGATTctagggatcctcacaaagaggatcctcacaCAGAGAATCCTGAGAGGATTCTCATTCCTTGTAATTGTCGAAAGttgttttaaaattcaaaaacttaaaGCCAGCCTAATCCCATTTATTGGAAAACCAACCCTAGCACCATCACAACctaattcttttgttttttgattcAAGCGATTTTCATATCTAATTTAAACTGCTAAGAGGGAGACTTGAATGAACTTGGGTGTAGAAACGAGGCACACTGCATTAGCCTATTTGGCTACATCCAAGTTTGTCACAACCTAATTCTTATACATAATTTGTTAGtaattatgttgtgttttcttaaatATCGTTATGTTATTTCTTGTATTCGTTTTGCAAGGTTTTGATTTCCTGTCCCTCTCAATTTACCTTTTTTCCTTTCATCTAATACATTTTGGGCTAGCAGAGgtgtttggaaggttgaggagTTTTCTATCAAGGGCTAGCTTTCTATCAACGGACTGGTCTGATTTCGTCATCATGTATATTGCTTGGACTTCTTCGTCTTTTTGGTCTAATTGCAGCTTATTTTTATGTTTCTCTCGTTTAACATTTGTAATATTTTCTTCTATCAATGAAGTTCatgtttgataaaaataaaaaataaaaaaatcaaggaCTAGCTTTGCAAATGGAGGGTACTTGCATTACGTGGTGTGCAGTTACGCTCGCCTAATCTTTTTATTACCTCGCCTAGTATGGTTAAAAAATCTGCATTAAGACATTTTGACCTACCAAATCTAAGAACAGCTAGTAATCACCAATATAAAAGTGTAACTTTACTGCTTTTGGTTGAAGATatagccatatatatatatatatgaataatgCTGCAGACAGGATTAGCTGTCAGATGGATTTTATCGTTCTGCAGATGTCAAAGCGATTCGCGACAATAAGGTTCTAACCTCGTATTTGTTTTCTAATTACGACCttaatatttatttagtttggCAAAAACATGCACCAAACTCACCCATAGTGGTCGGTTCtgaatgtttttgtttttgttacacAAGAATCTTGACCATTTTATTAATCTAACTTATATTTTTCTGCAGATGTTAAAGTAGTAACTTGTTGTgaagaaattaataaataattaaggGACATAAAAGAGGATTACAGGTCGGAATTTACCATCGCAAAAAGGAAACTGAATTTGCATGAAGCTTATTCCTACTGTAATTTCTTCTGTCTGCGATAAGTCTGTTCAATtgaactatttaaaaaaaaaaaaaaaaaatcagccgGTGGCTTCGCAATGACAATTCATCATCTTGGGACAGAGAAAACTCGCAGAGACATTTTAGCTTCCCTTTGACcaccatcgtgtgattcaccaGTACCAATAATCAACAAAATACATATACCATGTAGATATGTTTTGTTTGCAACAGTGATCAACAATATCGATGACACATCAGTACTTGCTTATTTGTAAAAAACAAAACGGACGTCTATTTAATAGTTGTactatttaattatatatttgtaaCCGTTTGTTTGGCACTTGTTCACTCTGTTTAAGCATGCCATCATGTTTTTTTACCCTTTTCATCTTCCCTTCCGTTGGAGACCAACAGAAATCAAGCGGATAAGAGGACCGCAAAGCTGCAAAACCTCAGTTTTTATGTCAGCAAGGGTTAGTAACTTAGTTACCACTTACCCAATGAGCCTCATGCCAAACCAATTTTCTACAGCTCATTTATCATCTCTAGTGGTCCAAAGGATTTCCAGGAAAACAAATTCCATTAGaaattcaaattatttttcacctcaagaaaaaaaattaaaaaagaaagaacaaaagtgGTTTATTAATGACGGAAAACGTTCAATAGCGTTGTCTGACTAAGGTAGTTTTAGCACTGAATGTGACAACCCGTctttaattttatgattttattaattttaaaaaagtgaattgacgaaaatgcctctTGAGACGAGATTGCTAActtcgttaagcaagtggacAATTAGGCCGTTTAGcgttagtttatttatttattgtttgggctTGACCCAAAGTTACTACACACAGATCTTCGGAGTACGTGACCCGACGAGTACGTAGGTGGTTATCTCCGAGGAtataattctcatcctactTTACTTATGttttgacatcacgtgtgaaatagaTTCATTATCGCCCATAAGCACACTCTTTTATTTAGgcatttttaggttttaatttattaacaTTTTCCAAATCACTACACTTATGGTTCTGTTACCCTCTTGATGTCGgctagcacagctcgattcggaatcCAGGTAGATATTTCAGATCGGGGTATGTCATTGAATAAGTAACATGTGGAGTCGGATGAgatcaaaacataagtgattCTACATTTTCTTGTGAAATTAACTTGCAAATGACGAGGTCAGACACTCGTCCTATTTTTCTCTATAAAGTCAGTTTTTTTGGGGTCAATTTTTGCCAGGGCCACCATGTGTAGGCTAGCAGGTTTTGTTTCCTCGTGTTTACTTGGTTTTACTTTTACCTCACCCCCTTCCAAGTCACGGACCCAGCTTTGAAGCCTTGAAAAATCCAACCTACCTGCAGCACTGTGAAGGTAAAGAACAACATGCTGAACCCATTTTACAGCTCTTGTCACATCCTACTGACCTTGGATTCCAATTCACCATTGACAGACTACCATCCATCCGTTTACTCAGCAGCGATGACTTTTGAAGATAAAACGACAGTGGCCCAAATTTTTTGACattaataaaaagttaaaaattaaattaatttaaaaaaaaaaaatgaaaatcctaCCAGCAATGCACCGGTGCAGTGGACGGCTGAATTGTAACTGCCACAATCTAGCCACATAAACTCTGGCGCATCCCATACACCGGTTTACCGTAGAAATGTACACAACAAATAGAAAAACCATGCCTACTACATATTACAGAAACTTCCATATGCTCAAATATTTATTGAACCCATGAGGGTGTCAAAAGTACAGAGAAAATCTCAATTCGTAAAGCCAAAAGAAAAGCATGAATGGAAACCTGGGAAGGAAGCATTCTAAAAGTTGTACAAACTATACACAAACCACCCCCCCACCAAAACACCCTGTAAAACTCTATCCACCCTCAATAAATCTATGCTTCTCAGCTCTCACTATACACCGAAGAACTGACCCAGCGCGGATATATATCGACCAAATGCCAATGGAGTGACCGTAGTGCTCATTCATATCAGAATCCATACGTTGCTTGCAGCCCTCATCAAACAGAAGTTGCCTCTTCTGTCTGGCTTCCTCTGCTCCGGTGGTGATGCTTTCCATGGCGGCGCCTCCCTTTCCCGAATGTGACGGGGTCAAACACACGCAGTCTTTCAGCTTCTTGGGGACTGATCACACACTCTGATGGAGGAGACTTGTATCGGATTCTGTCGTAGCAGTAGGAGTATGTCATGTGCTTCTTCCTTAAACCCTCCATCTTTGTTCTTTGGAGGCGGGTGACACCAGTAGGGACTGATTCTGAATTTTGGGTGTTTTCGCACTTCTTTGATAATTGTTCGATTGGATCGACCGCACAGCCGTGTAGAACAAGGTCGGAGAACTCAGCCAAATAGGGAGAGTACTTGTAATTCACTCGGTATTTGCCACCATTGGTAGCCCAATCAGATCCATCCCATATTGTGGCATACAATGACATTGGCTTAGCAGGGAAGTCACCACCCATCGATTCTGTTTTCTTGAACTCTCTAATGGGAACATTGTCAACATAAAAGCTGCAAGTAATTGACAGTGGAAACAAATACGCCGATCAAAATCTGAATTACAGAACTCATAAAAAATGAGGTGAACAATAAAAGGCGAGAAATCGCTACGAACAAATTTTTGCTTGAATtacaaaaattatattttcatcCAGTTTCCCTAAAATGAAAACGTGCACCAAAAAATTCCATCCTTTTCTTTCCTACTTTTCTCACAAACCAACCACAGCTGGTTTTGACGAAACAAGAGGCGGTATTAAAACAACGAAAAGAACAAGTTATGTGCCGTATTTTCCTAAAAGGAGAAACCCCGCCTCTGCATTTTCCCTACACAGAGGCATCACATCAAACCCCCCACCCCAAAACAGTAAAACTCCAGACTTCAAAGAACATGACATTATTGGTGACAATTTGGAAAAATATGCCTCACAAAAAGTTGATATGCTAACACATAGATTTAGCATATACTAATCCAAATATAGAGTGGAGAGTTTTGATTGATGCTCACATGATCTGAGAGTCAGTCCAGAGAATGCTGTACTGATGGTAATCGTCGGACGGATCAAACCAGAGATTGTATCTCTCTTCCCTGCCGGTGTTGGTGCTTCCGTTGCCGTAAATATTGGTCTGAACCCTCCATTCTTTGCCCCGTATATTCCCCAAGAACTCGaaatcaatttcatcatggtgcTTCGGAAACATGTCACCATTTGACATCTGTTAACATTAAACAGATTAGAACCTGTATTCCTATTCGTTTAACAGCTTaatgagaaaataaaaaggaaaacacCAGCATACATCAGTGTCGAATATTTAGTCATCCGATTGATATCGAAAATTGTTCGTTTATAGGACCGAAATCTTGAACACaataaatgaaagaaaatacTCATCTGGGTGTGAACTTCAGGTCACAAAATGGACATTTAAAATGTAAAAAGTAATGCAGCCTATCTGGGTTATCTCAGAAGGTTGAGAAAACAAGTTTTTAATTGGATATTGGTAGAATTAGATCCACAACATTTTCTGGGCTCCACACCAccaaatttgaaacaaaaactGTTCAGATTAATCAGCTAACCATAAAGCTTGAATCTTTACTGAACTGTTAAATTGAGAAGTAAAAATCTGGgtcatattattttgtacaacGTAAGATACAATCAAACAACAAACAAAGAgggaaacaaaattaaaaaccttAATCAGATAGAAAAACAGGATTAACTCACATAAAACGCAACAACAACTCCAGCGGTGTAATCAGCAGGCAGCTTAATGGAAGCACTGAAAAACCCATGCTGGTAGAGGTCCTGAGAAACAAATCCAGACCCTGCAAACAGACATAGCcaccaaaaaccaaacaaagaCAACAACttcaaggtaaaaaaaaaaactcacgaAACGTCGCCAcctcaaaaacccagaaaccaaaaaatcaaaacactttcacaTGAGTCTCGAGACAGAAACCCAAAAGGGAAACAGATTACAGACCTGTCCGTTCGTCTAGTGAGAGATGGACGGATTTCCCATCTCTAAGGATCATCAAATTGTCATCCCCAAAAAGCTTGGTGTACCCTTCATCGAAGGGTATGATTGGTAAATTTCCAGAGGGTGCAGAAGCAACAACTCCAAGAACAAGCACTTGGCAGGCACACAGAAACAATCCCAGATGAAAAAACCCCATCTTTTCACCTAAAAAATAaatggtttttctttctttctttgttttgagttttttttatttgttttcagaATTCAGAGTGTATATATAAGAAGGTGAAGAACTAGAAGAGAGCAAGAGCAGAGAGagaggtagagagagaaagagagaagctTGTAAGAATATCTCTATCTCTCAACAGCaatggggggagagagagagagagagagccgaaAAGGCTAATGGGGGAATGAAGGAAGACAAGGCCAAGGGAAAGTCATTTTATTGCCGAGTGTCAGTGGAAGCTATTGAGCTGTTTTCCGTTCATATGCACATCGCTCCACGCCCTTCTTTtcgtttctttcttttttatttcaccaaatattttattacctttatatttaaagaaaattaatgaaaataatttaaaatttttgagttctaacgataaagataaaataaagggtaaagttaaTATtatcataattgactttttagtgtaaaaatatgattttttgttaaagtgaacaataccataagtttttcattaaagtttccttatatttatatagtaatttcttttaaaaaaattctaaaaaaaatctgaaaatgtCATGAATTTATatactttttaaaatttattatataaaataaaattttaagcgATTTGTCgtattaatttttcaaaatttgttgTAATGCAATCTCTTTAATTAAGGGGCAATATAATTATCCTTAATGAAGGGAATTTTTTTCGAAATTGTTCAATTTAGATTGAGTAATCAAATTTGCATTGTGTACAATACAAATTATgagttcttattttttttcttttttttttaaataaatgaatGGATAGTTGCGTATTTTTTGTCATTAAGATATGCAATCACAAAATTAGAGGTTCCGACTAGGTATTCGGCTCAAATAGATACAGTgtttgtcatatatattttagtCAAACTTTAGTCATTCTATAaccaagcaaaacaaaatatcGTTATACAAACGACTAACTGGTAATACAACGAATGAAATGGATGATCCGTCTTGTTACCAATCAAACACCACATAAGCAACATACGTATGAATGAACTACTTAATAAACCGTATCAATATTATAATGATTCTTCAAATTATATGGAATATATCATAAGAATTTATAACATAGTTTGGATGTTGTATGCTGTAGGGGTTGGtgaatgttttaaatgaaattataaTTACGCGTTTACTAGTTTGGCAAAGAATGGATCTAATGCTCTCATAAATACATTCCAAACAGTATTACATAGAACTCCTGTATTAGAGAGTTTGTCAACAATGTGATCAATATATGTTTGGACTGAACACATGACTTGTCGTCATGCTTCACAATAAGACATGCTAAGCATGCGGTTTACTATTGCATTGAGAAGAACCAAGAACTCATCTAGGACGAATTCTATTGTTCTATTCAACGAGAAGTGCCTCctactttttcattaaaaatatcTAAGAACTTGGTGGACCGTTGAAAA
Proteins encoded in this window:
- the LOC126596590 gene encoding probable xyloglucan endotransglucosylase/hydrolase protein 28 produces the protein MGFFHLGLFLCACQVLVLGVVASAPSGNLPIIPFDEGYTKLFGDDNLMILRDGKSVHLSLDERTGSGFVSQDLYQHGFFSASIKLPADYTAGVVVAFYMSNGDMFPKHHDEIDFEFLGNIRGKEWRVQTNIYGNGSTNTGREERYNLWFDPSDDYHQYSILWTDSQIIFYVDNVPIREFKKTESMGGDFPAKPMSLYATIWDGSDWATNGGKYRVNYKYSPYLAEFSDLVLHGCAVDPIEQLSKKCENTQNSESVPTGVTRLQRTKMEGLRKKHMTYSYCYDRIRYKSPPSECVISPQEAERLRVFDPVTFGKGRRRHGKHHHRSRGSQTEEATSV